One genomic segment of Prochlorococcus marinus str. MIT 0919 includes these proteins:
- a CDS encoding shikimate kinase — MNPLSTPNLSTKELGGRNLYLVGMMGSGKSITGPILASKLSYRFVDVDKVVEELAQKNISDIFNQDGEHAFRDIETQVLKEIGQRHSLVVATGGGIVIKSENWGILHQGVVVWLNPNRSINLTRLNADKPIRPLLKKNLVQDFDDLFNKRKSLYLEADLHVPINQETPDEVADLILEHLESIINEP, encoded by the coding sequence ATGAATCCTTTATCGACTCCCAATTTATCAACTAAAGAGTTAGGTGGCCGTAATCTTTATTTGGTTGGCATGATGGGATCTGGTAAAAGTATTACTGGCCCTATCCTTGCAAGTAAATTATCTTATCGTTTTGTGGATGTTGATAAAGTTGTTGAGGAGTTAGCACAGAAAAACATCTCGGATATTTTCAATCAAGATGGTGAACATGCTTTTAGAGACATAGAGACTCAAGTCTTGAAAGAAATTGGCCAAAGACACTCCTTGGTAGTAGCAACTGGAGGAGGAATAGTTATTAAGTCTGAAAATTGGGGAATATTGCACCAAGGTGTTGTTGTTTGGTTAAACCCAAATCGATCTATTAATTTGACAAGATTAAATGCAGACAAACCAATTAGACCTTTATTAAAAAAAAATCTCGTTCAAGATTTTGACGACTTATTCAACAAACGTAAATCTTTATATTTAGAAGCTGATCTTCATGTGCCAATCAATCAGGAAACACCTGATGAAGTAGCTGATTTAATCTTGGAGCATTTAGAATCAATTATTAATGAGCCTTAG
- a CDS encoding chlororespiratory reduction protein 7: protein MSDPLIRSCSNYVVLEPGEKEKFLQEKETLIWLESWLCKLEELPKDLANQASNRDAAQRLLDTACELEIRPGFTLQWFAIRLDPKAH from the coding sequence ATGTCAGATCCATTAATCAGATCCTGTTCTAACTATGTCGTACTCGAGCCAGGTGAAAAGGAAAAATTCTTACAAGAGAAAGAAACTCTAATTTGGTTAGAAAGTTGGCTATGCAAACTTGAAGAATTGCCTAAAGACCTGGCAAATCAAGCATCGAATCGAGATGCTGCGCAACGTTTATTGGATACAGCCTGCGAACTAGAGATAAGACCTGGGTTCACCCTGCAATGGTTTGCTATACGCTTAGACCCTAAGGCTCATTAA
- a CDS encoding glutathione S-transferase family protein, translating into MLELYQFRYSPFCLKIRMALQAKELSCRIIEVVPGVGQFNIFRLSGQRQVPILKDRDNVISGSSEIIEYLEEIKPEPQLIPSNPKEAAQVHLIENWADTTFSNAAKKALLKSATLNKDLRVALLPNEIPSSIKEFLGKLPCEAINEFGSLINYGEDSSLLKSLENLSNLVHEKEWLVGNSLSVADLAVAAQLSLIKFPTSSGEVISGKGCKGLADDPKLKNLFTWRDQLELYLLQNSSYMM; encoded by the coding sequence ATGTTGGAACTATATCAATTTCGTTACTCGCCCTTTTGCCTGAAAATTAGAATGGCCTTACAAGCAAAGGAGTTGAGTTGCAGAATTATAGAAGTTGTTCCTGGCGTCGGACAGTTCAATATTTTTCGCCTATCTGGACAAAGGCAAGTTCCCATCTTGAAAGATAGAGATAATGTTATTTCAGGCTCAAGTGAAATTATTGAATATTTAGAAGAAATCAAACCTGAACCGCAATTAATTCCATCAAATCCTAAAGAAGCTGCACAAGTCCATCTAATAGAAAATTGGGCAGATACGACTTTCAGTAATGCTGCAAAAAAAGCCCTTTTAAAATCAGCAACTTTAAACAAAGACTTAAGAGTAGCTTTGTTGCCAAATGAAATTCCTAGCAGTATTAAAGAATTTCTTGGGAAGCTACCCTGTGAAGCCATAAATGAATTTGGTAGTTTAATCAACTACGGGGAAGATTCTTCCTTGCTTAAAAGTTTAGAAAATTTGTCAAACTTAGTTCATGAGAAAGAATGGTTAGTTGGGAATTCATTAAGCGTTGCAGACCTTGCAGTGGCTGCACAGTTATCCCTAATAAAGTTTCCAACTTCCTCAGGTGAAGTAATATCAGGGAAAGGTTGCAAAGGTCTAGCTGATGATCCCAAGTTAAAAAATTTATTTACTTGGAGAGATCAATTAGAGCTTTATCTTTTGCAAAACTCATCGTATATGATGTAA
- a CDS encoding DUF751 family protein encodes MGEFFSNVFRYPKYLITIVLGIFTAFLEPLIQRSKNPITAIALIGACISIILTFYFVVKAMVLPDTLV; translated from the coding sequence ATGGGCGAGTTTTTTTCAAATGTTTTTAGATATCCCAAATATCTCATTACTATTGTCTTAGGCATTTTTACAGCTTTTCTTGAGCCGCTTATACAAAGGAGTAAAAATCCTATTACGGCAATAGCCCTTATAGGAGCTTGTATTAGCATAATACTGACTTTTTATTTTGTAGTAAAAGCGATGGTTCTTCCGGACACTTTGGTTTAG